The nucleotide sequence AGCAATACTGGTATGAGTAAAAGCAGCAGGATTAAAAATAATATAATTAAAATTATCTTTATATTTAATTAAATAATTAATTAATTTATGTTCTGCATTAGATTGAAAATGACTTAATTTACAATTTTTTTTTTGAGCTATTTTACATAAAATATTAATAATATCTTTTAAAGATTCATTTCCATATATTTGAGTTTCTCTAGTACCTAAAAGATCTAAATTAGGACCATTTAAAACTAAAATATGATAATTTATATTTTTCATATATTATATACTTTACTTAAAAATTAAAAAATTTTTATTTTATTATATTAAAATATATATATTTTATAAAGTATATATTTTTTAAGAATTTATTTATTTATAATAAATAATATATTTATGAGAAATAAAATGATATTATTTATTATAAATATAAAAAACTACATTTAATTAAATTAATTATAAAATATAAAATTAGGTTTTTTTATCATGTTTAAAAAATTTCGGGGAATGTTTTCCAATGATTTATCGATAGATTTAGGAACAGCAAATACTTTAATTTATGTTAAAGGAAAAGGAATTGTTTTAAATGAGCCTTCTGTTGTAGCAATTAGACAAGATAAAGCAGGTTTTCTTAAAAGTGTAGCAGCTGTTGGATATAATGCTAAACAAATGTTAGGAAGAACTCCAGGAAATATTTCTGCAATTAGACCTATGAAAGATGGTGTTATAGCAGATTTTTTTATTACTGAAAAAATGTTACAACATTTTATTAAACAAGTCCATAGTAATAGTTTTATGAAACCAAGTCCAAGAGTATTGGTATGTGTTCCTGTTGGAGCTACTCAAGTTGAAAGAAGAGCAATACGTGAATCAGCACAAGGAGCTGGAGCTAGAGAAGTTTTTTTAATAGAAGAGCCTATGGCTGCTGCCATTGGAGCAGGTTTGCCTGTTTCAGAAGCAACAGGTTCTATGGTCATAGATATAGGAGGTGGAACTACTGAAGTAGCAGTAATATCACTAAATGGAGTAGTATATTCATCTTCAGTTAGAATAGGAGGAGATAGATTTGACGAAGCTATTATTAATCATGTA is from Enterobacteriaceae endosymbiont of Donacia bicoloricornis and encodes:
- the aroQ gene encoding type II 3-dehydroquinate dehydratase; its protein translation is MKNINYHILVLNGPNLDLLGTRETQIYGNESLKDIINILCKIAQKKNCKLSHFQSNAEHKLINYLIKYKDNFNYIIFNPAAFTHTSIALRDTLLGINIPFIEVHITNIHKREIFRKKSFFSDISDGVILGLGTYGYVLALKIIFKRLFS
- a CDS encoding rod shape-determining protein, producing MFKKFRGMFSNDLSIDLGTANTLIYVKGKGIVLNEPSVVAIRQDKAGFLKSVAAVGYNAKQMLGRTPGNISAIRPMKDGVIADFFITEKMLQHFIKQVHSNSFMKPSPRVLVCVPVGATQVERRAIRESAQGAGAREVFLIEEPMAAAIGAGLPVSEATGSMVIDIGGGTTEVAVISLNGVVYSSSVRIGGDRFDEAIINHVRRNYGSLIGEATAEKIKHKIGSAYNNNEELLEMEVRGRNLAEGVPRGFTLNSNEILEALQEPLTGIVSAVMIALEQCPPELAADIAEKGMVLTGGGALLKNFDKLLIEETGIPVSIAEDPLTCVARGGGKALDMIDIHGGDLFSEE